In one Desulfobacterales bacterium genomic region, the following are encoded:
- a CDS encoding RNA polymerase subunit sigma, whose translation MIQHIKNVLTDLAKNATGITVLTGAGISAESGIPTFRGPEGFWTIGSKEYHPQKMATYHMFTKKPDEVWTWYLYRMGICAQANPNPGHMALVEMEKIFGDRFTLITQNVDNLHLRAGNSPEKTFQVHGNVFFMRCTRQCSASVYRLPPEINPKARNESLTDTDRQLLKCPDCGALTRPHVLWFDETYDEDYYRFYSALQTARNTDLLLTVGTSGATNLPTRVIQEVYAHGGTIIDINIEDNPFAQIAEKSHRGGCIKAPSARALPEIVECIRKM comes from the coding sequence ATGATCCAGCATATCAAAAATGTGTTAACAGATCTTGCAAAAAATGCAACCGGCATCACGGTATTGACGGGTGCCGGCATTTCCGCGGAAAGCGGCATCCCGACATTTCGCGGTCCGGAAGGATTCTGGACGATCGGATCGAAGGAATACCACCCCCAGAAGATGGCCACATATCATATGTTCACAAAAAAGCCGGACGAGGTCTGGACATGGTACCTCTACCGAATGGGGATATGCGCTCAGGCAAATCCCAACCCCGGCCATATGGCGCTGGTTGAAATGGAAAAGATCTTTGGCGACCGCTTCACCCTGATCACTCAAAATGTGGACAACCTGCACCTGAGAGCCGGAAACAGCCCGGAAAAAACATTTCAGGTCCACGGAAATGTTTTTTTCATGCGATGCACCCGGCAATGCTCCGCATCGGTATACCGCCTGCCCCCGGAAATCAACCCGAAAGCCAGGAATGAATCCCTGACCGATACCGACCGGCAGCTTTTGAAATGCCCGGACTGCGGTGCCCTGACCCGGCCCCATGTGCTGTGGTTCGATGAAACCTATGACGAAGACTATTATCGGTTCTACAGCGCATTGCAGACAGCCCGGAATACGGATTTGCTGTTGACGGTGGGAACCTCGGGCGCAACGAATTTGCCCACCCGGGTGATTCAGGAAGTCTATGCCCACGGCGGAACCATTATCGATATTAACATCGAAGATAATCCATTTGCGCAAATAGCAGAAAAAAGTCACCGTGGTGGCTGTATCAAAGCCCCCAGTGCCCGGGCACTGCCCGAAATTGTCGAATGTATCCGGAAGATGTAG